A window of Daucus carota subsp. sativus chromosome 2, DH1 v3.0, whole genome shotgun sequence genomic DNA:
TTATGTATCAAAAAATTGGGATTTTTAGTACGGGGACCTAGCTAACTAAGTCATAAACGGCCTATAGTTCGGTGACGaatgaattaattttccctGTAAATTATTTgtctagcaaaaaaaaaaaaaaagaggaaagaCTTCCAAAGGGGAAAGCCCCACTTTATACTTCAGCCTTAATCTGATAATTTCTTCAGTTTTCAAAGTCTGTCACCCCAAATGGCAATTACGGTTACCTAAGTAGCAAAACAAGGTTATTGCTAACTAAAATCTCTGAACACCTCCAAATTAGATGATTTAAACAATATAAATTGAACAAATTGAAAGGTTCGGATTTACCTCAAGCGATTAACTTGCATCCTCCCGGTCGTATACTGTTGCAGCTGGCAAAGTTTTGAATGATGCTGATGGAACAGAACTGAGTTCAAAACTAACAAGCATTGGCCCAAATATATTGAATAGGCCAGCACTACTTAGAGCAACTTTAGCGTCAGAACACCTCTTATAAACCACCTTTGCACAACTATTTTCCATGTCAATCTCTGTTTCATGTTCCATTAGTGGGCCGAAACGTCTGAATATTTTGTTAAGATCAATTTCAGATGGTACAAATTTCCCCTCGCTAAATTTTAGTATAAGTTCTGTTGGTGTGCAATCTGGGCTCCTGACGTCCGCATGATCTTCTACTGGTTTGTCTGATACCATTACCTGCTTCCCTCTAGAAAACGGCTTCCAAAATTTCCTGCCAGATTTTACAGGTTTATCTGCTTCAGATGGCACTAGCTGACTTCTAGCTTCTCCATACTGAGCAGCATCACACATTTGCTCTTCATCTGCCTCATTAGCCATTAGCGGATTTTCAGCTTCTCCATTCTGACCTCTATAAAGTATTTGATCTTTATCGTAGTTCAGTACTATTATGTCAGTCCAGTATGAATCATATGTATTATCAAATTCAAAGTCTTCAGGGGAGTTAATATTTGATTGAGGTGCCTTATTCTTCTCACTCAGCATCTCATTCATCCTTGCAACAGCTTCAGTTTGGTGATCCCCATATTTAGAATTAACACAAGTTGCGCCAGTATCAGTTTCCACAGAAGTGCTCTGAACAGTTTCTAAACAAGTTGATTCTGCATCAAAAGCAATATCATGCGCAACCTGATCCCTACCATTTAAACCTCTATCTTTCACCTCCATAGATATCTCCATATCCGAATTACTTCTAAACCCATATCCAGTACTTGCATTTGACGACGCATCTTTATTCATAAATCCCATTTGCAAAGCCAAACCATCACAACTTTCCACCATTTTATCCCCACTCAAACCACAATCCCTTTTCTCCCGAATCACCTCGGTCTCTCCACTAGACAATCCAGCAGCTACCACAAAATTCCCACCACTAATCTCACTACCACAACTCAAAGCCTCAGACAGAGTCATCATTTCACACCCCTTACCACCATTTCCCCTCACCTCCTCGCGCCCACCCAAACGATTCTCATTCCCACTGGCCATCACCGCATCCCGTCTTTCCACCCCCACATTCTCCAAAAACACAACATCCTCAGTAACTCCATAATCCTCCACACCAACCCCCTCATCCACAAAATCAGCACCCCCCACATTCCCCTCAAACCCGAAAACCCCGCCATCTCCCCAACTCATCTCATTCCCACCATCCCCATCAACAATCACATCAGACCCCACAATCTCCACCATAATCTCATCAGCCCCAAACCCTGAATTCCCTTCAAAACCACTTTCACCAGAATCTAAAACCCTAGACACACTCCCCAAACCACCAGGCTCACCCATTCCAACACCGCCTACACAAAATCAaccaaacacatatataatcttACTACATcaacacaaacaaaacaaaataaaatcatacaaacaataaaacaaataatcaaGGTGGTGCAAGATGTAAGCGAAATGATGATGCATATGAGCGTACCTTGGAGCATGAAAGACCAGGATTACCACGGGTTCAGTGAGTGACTCGGTGTCAACTCGGTCGTGAGTGAGTCACAGACTCTGAGGCGCAGCTTTTTTCAACAATTTGATTTTGGACAGATGAGACTAGGTGGCGCTTTGGAACTGCATTGGATTTCGAGCTTTTTATACTCCCAGGTTTTAACGTGTTTTGTGGGATCCTCAAAATTATGTGAAAAACATGATACTCGTaggaatatattttgattttttaattatattaaatatctgAAATTTGAATtctattcatgatttattaaaCTAAACATTAATAAATAGCTGAGGCCAGGTTTAAGTTTTGATTATTGCAATacttcattaaaattaaaaactatatatttaattttaaataatatatttatttattactaaaaaatgtatatttccCGCAATTTTTTGACAGTTTAGGTTAGGGTTGGGTGAAACAGGAGAGCAGATACGAGacttgtgttctttagaatACAAATGTAACGGTAACCTCATTCAATAAAGTACAATCTTGACAGACTTAGAAATACTTTCGCGCCAAGTCATTGAATCCTACGTTCCTCATGTTTGAGCACGGTCTTTTCTCGGAAAAGCGGTTAATAAGCTTGTTAGAGAATTTAAATTAAGCAAAACCTAGGGTCATATTCCCGCCATATTACAGAACCATCCGCAATCTCTTGGCTGCATACGGACATAAGCTCATTCAGTTATTTCGTTATATTGTAAGAAAAACATACAACTCACTCCAGATTTTATATTCCGTATACtaacaaatatttcaataatggatattatatttaaattatcaatttaaaaaataacaaatatttaaattttaaatcatattattaatatatattaaatattttcatctataagaaaaataatttttgtgtaCTGAATATTTTTTCAAGTTACTGTaactaaatttgttatttaatattttggtgCATTACAGTTGGGGAATGAAATATCATATTTCtttcaattatattaaattctttATAAGCacttttcacaaaaaaaaaaagaagaaggtaAACAAGCTGCCTATTGATATTTtctgatatataaataattcagaCCAATTCTATAATGGAACTACATATATTTAGAAATCGCTTAGGTGATTAATTCAAATACACTAGAATGCATAATTAGCAAGGTATTATATTGTTCACacttattaatattacatatgcatattataaaaattatagaatttacTAATAAATGATTCAGTTTTTTCCAGAAAGCACATATTTAGTTGTGATTGGTTGAAGTCAATATCCGAGTTGAGGTTatgttccagagagaaccattagcaTCAGGAGAGAACCTTAGAATCATtatcttattttaaatattagttaGGATTTTGCGGCAGAACCgcacatgaaaaaaatatgtcctatttatgtattatattttgaaattacttttgaacatacacaacgatgcaaaaaaatatgtatttaaatttagatcttgaaaatttatgaaaaatataaaattatgcaaACAGAACTTtagtgattttataattttattttaaatattaattgattctattttaaacgCGACCCATGGTTAAGTCATATTAAGTGACCTCTTATCTCAACCTTTACGGTTATAACATCAACTTCACAAGCACATGAGTGCAAATTGCTTATTAAATCTACCTTTTTGCAGGTAAGCCATTAACAATGCTGTACATGAGAGAGGCCCAAAACTAAAACCAACAAGCTAGTTTTCAAATGTTAACATCAAAGGACAGTCCAACTCTCCGAGAGAATGTTTCTCcgagtttaaattaaaaatattaattcatgtAATAAGTAGAAATCAACAAACTAGAAATaagtcaaaaattaatttaaagtcAGAAATTAGTTTGGGATATTTTTTTAGTGActtatttttctgaattatttttttaataaaaattactcatatATCCTAAATTAgccataaataattttttatatttattattatatttttaataatccaTCAAATTTAtctaacaaattattttaacttaCAGCTTATCTCATTAAATCACATTAAGTCAGTAAGTTACAATTTTAACCTCAGCCAAACCGGCACTATACGTCGCTGGCTGTTAGAGCGTGACTATACCCTGGCCTTGAAGTAGCTATGCGGCTAATCACGTACATAGGCAACCACCAAGTATTTGATAGTGAATATATGCATACAGTTGTCAAATGAATGAGGAGGTTTCTCGACACAATAACTACTCCACTAGATTCAAACAGAGGACTACACTTCAACAACTTGGGTTCCTCTGCTTATCAAGGGTGAATGGATGATGCATTATTCACCACATTTTGAACAGACAGATCTACTTTAACAATGTGGCCTTCCATAGCCAGACACAAAAGAGTAAAAGCATTAGATGCAATTACTAGAACCATATGAACACTAGATATACACAAGACACAAGAATAAAATTCCTAAGTCTGTCTCACTTTAAACGCATAAATGATACAGAGCTGTGTCACTTTAAACACATATAATCCATATTTTTAGTAGTAGTATCACCTAGTTGATTGTATGATTTATATCTTACCGATGCAGAGCGCTGAAACGTTGGTCATCTGGCTGCAGTAGCCGCTACAACTCTAAAGTGCAAATATACCCCAAGCACAAGGATACAATATGCAGATAACTCTGactcatatactatatactgcTTATTTTGATAACAATATCAGTGACATTGAGTTTTGTCAGACTATCCCTCTTGCGAAATACAGTATTCTCTGACTCGAAGTGTAAGCTATTTTTTTCACCCCCTTTTGGCAAATTATCCTTTGCATGAGAAACGATGAGCTCCTTTGACTTCTACAGGTTTGTCAACACTCCAATctaattaaaaacatataagCCAGTAAAGACTTCCTACAAGATCATTCTTCTCCTTTCCCTGACACCCAAAAATTACaacagaaaataataaaataaaataataacatgAACTCACTATATCTGAGACAAACAAAGGAACCAAGAAATAAATTCTGCAGTGATACAAGATATGATTTTTTGAAATGTTAGATGGTTTAACATGAGCagcaattcaaatatataacagATCACAACATCATATGCCAAAATGAAATGACAAATCAAATCTTACAAGGACAAAAACCTCGGTAACTGGCTATCAATACTGAGTCAACTGAGTCCTAACTAAAATACATGACCTTTGTGGTTATAGTAAGTGATAAAATACATTATGGCCATGATACAGGGTATCACTAGACTTCATTGATCTTCTTCATACAGAGATTAACAAATAGACTGGTACCTCCATCTCATCCACTATGAGCACTTGTGCAGCTCACACTACCTGGTCCCGCTGGCCCCTCTCAACTATAAAAAAAGCAcctattattataaaatatcagtACAGATAGCTACAAGTTATAGTAAATAAGAAAAGATTGTGGTTCTGGTGAGaaaaaataatcttaaataatataagattaaaaaaaataattcagatTGACAAGTTTGGATTTACTCATCAGGTGATTGCAACAAATTACAACAGTGCGAGGTGGATCACATGAAAAAAGAGATCTTTATGGAAAGCTTTTAACCCAAACCAATCGATATATCTCTAGCAGGTATTAGAATGACACGTGTAGATTAGTAGTACTGACCAAGTTCAATAGTTGACATTTGAACAATTttacttagagcaagtccactGCAATGCTATACTTAGGTCTATTGCTATATTACAGCACGAAATGCAAAAGCACCCTCAATGGGGTTTCATAATTTGATTCAAGTAGGCATAACTGCATCCTAGGTTCTATATTTCAAACCTAGGATGGATCTATCCATCCTTGCCACATCATCCATAAGACCATAACTAAAATTGGAGGAGAAGAgttaaataataattgcattgtACATCTCCAAGGACCAAAAACATATTGAATTAGGTTAAAGTTAAAGAGTTATTTAAATTCGGAAACTAGTTATGAAACCAGCATTGGAgtgcaacttttttttttttagcgcCAAAAAGCACTTTATCATGTTATATTTTGCATCATTGGAGTGCAAATTTTTTTGAGCGCCAAAAAGCACTTTATCATTtttgcatctagcattggacttgctcttaggccCAGCAAGTAGATAGTAAATCTTGTCTTAATGTCGTATCTGTGCACAAGGTTCAGTACATATTTccctagaaactaaaaaagaaGGAAGAGATTAATGAGGAGGAGAAGGACGGGCAAGATACTGACATGCAAGTTGTAACCATAATCTTATGTCATATGTCCAGTTTATGTCAATTATCTTTTTGCTACACCTCAAACACAGGAAATGATGCCAGAACCTATGTTTGAGGTCCTTTTCAGAAGCCATAAAATTCACAGAACCACTACTTCGTAAATCTAACCATACTCTTGACTGGGTTGTAAGACCAAAAGCTCTTGGGATAATTGTGCACTAAAAAACAGAAGAGCCTCTCTGTAACCTTATTAAACTAAGCAAGTGACATAATAGCTTGAACTAAAACTTTGTGAGTAAATTAAGATTTGATAATCATGTAAACAAAAGATCTCATTTCAACAAATCACTCAAGGGATAGGTGCCCTATGCATTAGCGTGCTGAAATAGATTAAGGAATTTGGAATAGACAGGGCAGTACACAGGTGGCTTTAAATACCAACACCGGTTAAATTTAGAAAAcaattaatattttacataataAGGGAACTTACCTAAATAAATGAACTTGCATTAAGCTCGCCTTCTAATGCTGCAACTGGCAAAGGTTTATATGGTGCTGATGGCACATAGCTGAGCTCGTATTTAACATGCATTGGCCCAAATATATTGAAATTCCCAGCACTACTTAAAGCAACTTCTGCATCAGAAGACCTCTTATAGACGACCCTCGCACGTCTGGTTTCCCTGTCAACCTCAGTTTCACATTCCCGCAATGGGCCAAAGCGCCTGAGTATTTTATTAAGATTCAGTTCTGTAGGAAGAGAATGTCCCTCGGAGAAGTTAAGTATGAGTTCTGTGGGTGAGCAATCTTGTTTCTTATCAATTTGTTCTGCTATGGGTTCCTCTGCTACCACTAGATGCTCCCCATTAGAAAATTGCTTTCTCGATCTACGACTGGATTTTACGGGTTTATCAGCCTGGTGAAGCAATAACTGATAATCAGCTTCTCCATTCTGGGCATTATTTAGCAGTTCGTCCTCACCATAGTTTTGTACTATTCTATCTGTCCAGTAGGAATCATTCACATCATCGAATTCAAATTCTTCAGGAGAGTTCAAAATTGACTGGGGTGCTTTTTTCTTTCTACCACCTCTTCCTGTAGATAAGTTCCGCATTCTAGAGTTCTGGCCTGAAGCAACTGAATGTCGAAAACCAGTGAAAAAAGTAGTAATGTTTTTTAAGAAGCTGTAGCCTTTTATAGGATCCTGTGCTGCCAAGTGAAGTtgggaaagagtctcagctaaAGATGAGTGCTCTGGTGAAAGCATCGTCCTCTCTTTTTGGGAGTTCACAGGAATCTGCGAAGTGTCGTCTAACCCTAAATGTTGCCCAACACTATCATCAACCTTAAGAAACTTTTCACTGTTAGACTTCACAAGTGATGGAGATGCGGTCAGTTGACTTGCCGCCCTACGAATGCACTCACCAATCTTAAATGATGGCTTAGGACTTTGAGATGCAGTGGTAGACACTTTGGCAGCATAATAACTCTGTCTTTTATCTGACCCTTCAGTGAGAGAATTTTGAGCCTTTCTCTTTATTCCGGCAGATGTTGCAAAAGACTTATCTGTGATATTGCTGTTGAACTCATCGTCAACATCTGAGGAGTGTGGCTTATCCTCTATCAAATCAGACATGcttctctctttctttcttgGGGGTAGACTGTCAACAAAATCATGACTGCGTTTGCTACTGAAGTTGTTTTCACTTATAATTTGGTTAACATGCTGCTGAATTCCATCAGTATTTGCATCCTTCTCCAGCAAACCCCCATATGACTGGAACTCAGGCAGGGGGCACTGTCCCTTGAAACGAGAGAAAGCCGATAATTGAGCCTTTGATATCACAAGCTGTAATAGGACATCACTGCCAGCAGCTGGGAGAACAGCTAACGATCTTATATGCTCCAAAAGTTCCTTAGGCTCAAAACAAGAAGCGGCAGAAGATTCATCTACACCATATCTTATTGCAGCTTCTTGATGAATCCCTGCATTCTCCAGACTTTGAGATTCAATACCAGCCAAGGATTTTTTCGGTATGCAAGAGCAGGCAAGTCCCAACTCCACCCGTCGAGAAACCTCTGCTAGCGCACAGCTAACTGCATGTTGAAATGCTTCAGAATTGCTTTGTTCCTTTATTAGAGAAAAATGTGTCCTGAATGGCCTCAGCCAAGATGCATCATTCCACGCAAAAGTTCGATCTCCGAAGTATGACACTAAGAAGCAGTCCTTTTTATGATGTTTCATTGCCTTCTCTGATGCATCGGAAGGATTGCATATCTGCCCAGGCCACCAAGGATGGCTCCTGACTTTCCCCCAGACCAAATCAGAAGCTGAGAACTCACCTTCATTTTCTGGTGGTAGCAGATAATGAGAGTGGCAATCACTAAATAAGCTCCCATCCCCTGGAGACATCTGTTCAGGAAATTTCTCATCAAAAGCATCTGACTGTTCAAAATCCATAGCCTTGTCTAGACCATCTGTTTCTTCCATCTTACTTGCATCGGCCTGATTTTCATCATTATATTCTTCTTCGACTTCCAAAATGTGATCTTGACCTGAAGTACCCTCAACAAAATTGCCGGTTGAAGTTGCATCCAAGAACTTTGGAATCGGCAAATCAGAATCTCCTTCAGTTTCTTGAACACCGGAGTCTATACAATCCGTCAcatgtttgttaattttttcttcatttaTAGGTACATCGCCATCTTTTCTAGAAGGATCAAACTTTAAACCTCGAATATCTTCTGAACCGAAAATGGCATCCATAGCAGTTGTTGAAACTTCCATATTTGAATCTGCAACATTTATGCTCATCATTGTTGCCTCAGTATCGTGGTTTTCTTGGCTTGAGGATATAGGATATGTGTGTATACCGACATCAATTTCTGAGTTATTACCAGCCATTACTCCCTCAATACAACCGCTTAAGGTGTGGTTCGAAGCATCAGCCACTGATCCATTTTCTTTAGAATCGATTGCCTCCTTAAAACCATCCCCGGAAACATTTGTTCCGAGGATGTCAAATTGTTCAACATTTTTCCCAGTATCTGAACAAATAGTTTCATGCCTGTCAATATTTGCTATAGGATTTACTAGCAAGCTATCATTCAAAATCAGCTGGGTGTCAGCTAGGATTTGCTTACCACCTGACTCCGGATCTGAGCAGACAGCAATATCACTTCTGGAGCTCCCATGCAAAGGCTCAGCCTTTAGCTCTTTCTCTCTTCTGCATTCAGCATTCTCAACTAATATTTCCTCACTCGCAGTTGTCAAAAATTTGTGATCTCCAAATTTGACATCTCCATCAGAATTTAGAATCTTGTCATCAATAGCTTCAGTAACACCTGCAACTATTCCAGAACGCTCAATGGTGGATACCAAATCTATAGAAGTTTGAGTGCCTTCATCAATATCAAACTCACCCTCAATCAGCCCTGTCCTCATGGCAGTCTCGCCACTTCTATCTGAAGTATCCATATCATCTAAAACATGTGCATCAGTTGCTTCATTACCCAACAAACCAATATTCGGCATCATCTGATTCTCAAGAGCTTTACCCAATGGTTTCACAGCTTCTTCTGCACCATCCTCATTAGCTACGGAAGTAAGGGTTTCGGCAGCACCGCTAGTATCTGCATTGTAGGACCCAGTAACCAACAATTTATCGCCTGCACTAACTTCATCAGTACCATTTTCAGCAACCGCATGTATACCACTCTCCAATCCCCAGCTTACATCATCCCTGTCAATTACATTTTCACCTCTTCCAAAAGCATTCTCAATAGGTGCAATTTTTGGATTTTCATCGATGACTTTACTGGAACAATTCATAGTATCCACCTGTATATCAGTATTTTCGCAGGAAGATGTGACAGTCAATTTACAGCTCCCAGCATTCCTTTCCGTTACTTCTTCACATTTTCTAGAATTCTCATTCGTCACAACTTCCACATCCTCTTCGGCAACTTTAGTATCGGAATCCATAGCATCCCCATGCATATGACCATCTTCACAAGCGGACGGGGTAGCCAACACAGAGCTCACATCACCCCTAACAGTCACTTCTTCGTCTCTTTTCAAACCACTCTCGCTCCCCGGAACCTTCATATCCTCCTCGATAACACCTTCAATCAACCCTGTTCTCTTGGCAGTCCCTACACTTTTGTCTGAAGAAACTATATCATATAAAACATGTGCATCCGATGCTTCGTCACCTAAAACACCAATAACTGGCTTCATCAGCTGATTCTCaagaacttcaactgaagatttTACAGCTTCTGCTCTATCCTCATTTACTACAGAATCAAGTTCTTCTGCAATGTGGGTGCTTACACTGGAGGACTCAGTAACCACCAAAGTTTCTCCTGCACCAACTTCATCAGCACCATTTACAGCTTCCCTGGGAATGGAACTATCTTCTTCAGCAGATGTAGTAGCCAATTTACAGCTCACCTCATCCCTTTCAATCACAATTTCACCTCTTCCTAATGACTCCTCATTAGCCGCAACCTTCACATCCTCTTCAATAACATAACTATGCATATTAATATCTTCACCAGCAGACGATATAGCCATTTCACAGCTCACACCATCCCTTTCAGTCACTTCTACATATTTGAGAGAATCCTCATCTACCACAACTTTTACATCCTCTTTGGCAACTTTAGTATCACACTTCATAGCATCCCCGTGCATATCACTGCCATCAAGATCAGTCAGTGTAGCCAATTCGCAGGTCACACAATCCCTTTCAGTCACTTCGCCacatttcttagaatcctcatCCACCACAACTTTCACATCCTCTTCGACAACTTTAGTATTAGACTTCATAGCATCCCCATGCATATCACTATCTTCATGAGCAGACAGTGTAGCCAATTCACAGCTCACACGATCGCTTTCAGTCACTTCACCATAGTTCTTAGAATCCTCATTCATCACAACTTTCACATCCTCTTCGACGACTTTAGTATCACAGTTCATAGCATCACCATGCATATCACTATCTTCACAAGGAAACGGGACAGTCGATTCGCAGCTAACACCCTCCCTTTCAGTCAATTCTTCACCTCTTTCTAAACCACTCTCACTCACCGCAACCTTCACATTCTCCTCTACAACAACCTCTTTTGCCACAATACCAACTTCCTCCATAACGACATCCTCACTCACAACCCCATCGCCCTCAAAAACCTTATCACCCGATGATCCCGCAATTTCCCCTAACTCCTCAACCCCATCTCCCCTTCCCTGATCATCGACAAACCCATCTCCCTGAACCCCCAATTCGCCATTTCCACCAACCCCAACTCCACTAACACCGTCGAAAAACACATCAGAACCAACTAACCCCACCATTAACTCCCCACTCTCATCACCCCCACAACCCAACTTCTCCTCATCTAGGGTTTCACCAGCTACTAAAACAGTAGCATTCCCACTAGATTCACTAACCCTAGAAACTcccacatcatcatcatgtttATCCATTTTCAGAATCTGAACAAAATCCAATTCATACAAATACAATTACACTACAACGACTACAACAATTCATAAATACCCAATTACAAAACCAACTTAAACAATCAAGAACAGCAAGAAAATTGAAGTTAATCAGGTGCGAGAACACAAAAGTAAagtaaagattgaatctttagGGTACCTGATTAAGATTATTGAGTTGATTGAGATGAAAGATTAGATTTTGAGGAGTTTCGAAGGAAGAACAGTAGAAGTGAGTTTGGTTCGGGGGAAAGATTTTGGGCGTGTTCGCTTGGGGAGATCTAAAAGGGGTGAAAAGAATATACACGTGTTCGAACTTAGGCGGTAGAATTGGGGAAGTACAATAAATTTCTACACAACTTCTTCAAGGTTCAAAACCTTGGTCAAGTTAAAAGTTGCACTTAGGAGTAAATTATAGTGCCTCTGTTGAGTTATGtcaaaacatttttttgaaagataatgaaaattttataatttatttgaattttgttttaaggattttgtgtgtgttttagtCTAATTTAATGTTGGAACGTTAGATATGAATTTTTTGATCGGCTTGTTTCTAATTGTCGAGAAGAAAGAAGTACCCTGTTTGAAAATGAACGGTAGGTTTTCACGATTTTGATTCgacaataaaaatttataataaaggttcacattAGATATAATTATAAGATTGCTTAACTCATTACGGTGAAGTGAAAACatacaaatatatcaaattcaACATATGAGTTGATTGTCTCTCATAATGATTATATTAGCCAGCGATATAATTTGTTTAATGTTAATTCGACTCAATTGCTTTTTAGACGCTGtatgaatttttattattcaattaattcatCCCAAAAAAACACATGATAATTTCATCAAAATTCTTTATATTTGTTccttaattatgttatattatattcatagaTAATGAGTCATGAGCACTAATATATTCATTAAAACATACCGAAGAAGGGGACTcttcaatattaaaaaaatatattggagcattaaatttaaacatctttctttaattttaaaataagagtttatttacaaattttgttGGAGATGTCCTTAtagaatcaaaaatatttttcaaaacttatccaTATCTTAATTTATTAGTGCATATACATACACGCATGAttcatcattatcattattattataaaaatgagGAATTACGTAAATAACATATCGCCTTTTCTTATTCgttatactcccttcgtctcaATATATATGTCTGTTTTGACTTATCATCCAAAAGTAAAACTAGTCTATCTTAAAATataactttctattttctaagATAGTGTTGAAGACCATTATTTTGATACATTGTCTGAATATGAGTTTAAACTCACCTTTAACTAACTTATTAAACTTGTTGTAATAAT
This region includes:
- the LOC135150193 gene encoding uncharacterized protein LOC135150193 gives rise to the protein MLQGGVGMGEPGGLGSVSRVLDSGESGFEGNSGFGADEIMVEIVGSDVIVDGDGGNEMSWGDGGVFGFEGNVGGADFVDEGVGVEDYGVTEDVVFLENVGVERRDAVMASGNENRLGGREEVRGNGGKGCEMMTLSEALSCGSEISGGNFVVAAGLSSGETEVIREKRDCGLSGDKMVESCDGLALQMGFMNKDASSNASTGYGFRSNSDMEISMEVKDRGLNGRDQVAHDIAFDAESTCLETVQSTSVETDTGATCVNSKYGDHQTEAVARMNEMLSEKNKAPQSNINSPEDFEFDNTYDSYWTDIIVLNYDKDQILYRGQNGEAENPLMANEADEEQMCDAAQYGEARSQLVPSEADKPVKSGRKFWKPFSRGKQVMVSDKPVEDHADVRSPDCTPTELILKFSEGKFVPSEIDLNKIFRRFGPLMEHETEIDMENSCAKVVYKRCSDAKVALSSAGLFNIFGPMLVSFELSSVPSASFKTLPAATVYDREDAS